Proteins from one Legionella taurinensis genomic window:
- a CDS encoding bifunctional SulP family inorganic anion transporter/carbonic anhydrase: MTEAMTNGLRKFRVYKSRHLKFDFVAAIVVFLVAVPLCLGIALASGAPLFSGILSGIIGGIVVGSLSGSQVSVSGPAAGMAAVVLTAISQLGDFNTFLLALTLAGILQIIVGGLRAGLVADYVPSNVVQGLLCAIGILLIIKQLPLTFTHSTDLTELKAHLLETTEGFNLNPFYDLSYHINYGACLISLISFAILIFFDKTKFKLLQNVPAPIIVVAAGILINELFNLTQSSLVQDNPHLVNIPHTNGYTNLFSQFTFPDWASWKNPKVYLYAFVIAIVASLESLLNVKAGERLDKKHRYCSKDQELIAQGAGNLVAGLVGGIPVTSVIVRTSVNIQAGARSKLSTIFHGFFLLFAVVLIPELLNKIPLSSLAVILIFTGYKLTKPAIYRQIYAQGMDRFIPFIATVFSIVVFNLLAGIMIGLAVSLYYILKSNSQARLDIVKEFYPNGVTSRLILPQQISFLNKASLIAELDSIPRNSQLIIDARHSTYIDKEIIELIKEFQQEQAPLKQISLNLTGFKDHYDIHNYIDFINVTTYDVQSNLSPAEVLVVLREGNQRFLSDTRIHRTTKIDIQYTAKTQHPIAVVLGCIDSRVPVETIFDMSFGDLFCIRIAGNVINNDILASMEYACNVVGAKLIVVLGHTRCGAIQSACDGVKKGHITELLDKIKPAVEAESVTRELRNGQNGEFVRHVTTLNIANTLQQVYTRSDILRGMIDEDSIALIGAVYDVESGQVQFDDFGTELLQLSHKSGPVLGEKIKQLLHDADTAHARETQEYHESSPQPTT; this comes from the coding sequence ATGACTGAAGCAATGACAAACGGCCTGCGCAAGTTCCGCGTGTATAAAAGCAGACATCTCAAATTTGATTTTGTTGCAGCGATTGTTGTCTTTCTAGTAGCGGTTCCTTTATGTCTGGGGATTGCTCTGGCTTCAGGAGCGCCTCTTTTTTCCGGTATTTTAAGCGGCATCATCGGCGGTATTGTCGTAGGCTCATTAAGCGGCTCGCAAGTGAGCGTCAGCGGGCCTGCTGCCGGTATGGCCGCTGTCGTATTGACCGCCATTTCACAACTGGGCGATTTTAATACCTTTCTCCTGGCCCTGACCTTAGCCGGGATTTTACAAATCATCGTTGGCGGTCTGCGCGCTGGACTTGTCGCGGATTATGTGCCGTCCAATGTCGTTCAGGGCTTATTGTGTGCTATTGGTATTCTGCTCATCATCAAACAACTGCCCTTAACCTTTACCCACTCCACGGACTTGACTGAATTAAAAGCACACCTGCTTGAAACCACCGAGGGCTTTAACTTAAATCCGTTTTACGACTTGTCGTATCACATTAATTACGGGGCCTGTCTGATTTCCCTGATTTCCTTTGCCATCCTGATTTTTTTCGATAAGACAAAATTTAAGTTGCTGCAAAATGTACCCGCACCGATTATTGTGGTGGCCGCCGGCATCCTCATCAATGAATTGTTCAATCTGACGCAGTCATCCTTGGTGCAGGATAACCCGCACCTGGTGAACATCCCTCATACCAACGGCTACACGAACCTCTTCAGTCAGTTTACTTTCCCTGACTGGGCGTCCTGGAAAAACCCCAAAGTTTATCTGTATGCCTTTGTCATCGCCATCGTCGCGTCACTGGAAAGTCTTTTGAACGTCAAAGCCGGGGAAAGGCTGGATAAAAAACACCGCTATTGCTCCAAGGATCAGGAATTGATTGCCCAGGGCGCAGGAAATTTAGTCGCAGGCTTAGTGGGCGGCATCCCGGTTACTTCGGTTATTGTCAGAACATCGGTTAACATTCAAGCGGGCGCCCGCTCGAAATTGTCCACCATTTTTCACGGCTTTTTCCTTCTTTTTGCGGTCGTGTTAATCCCTGAATTACTCAACAAAATCCCCTTGTCATCCCTGGCCGTTATTCTGATTTTTACCGGTTACAAATTAACCAAGCCGGCCATCTACCGTCAGATTTATGCTCAGGGAATGGATCGATTCATTCCGTTTATTGCCACCGTGTTCAGTATTGTGGTGTTCAATCTGTTGGCCGGTATCATGATCGGGTTGGCAGTGAGCCTTTACTACATCCTTAAGTCCAACAGCCAGGCACGCCTTGACATCGTCAAGGAGTTTTATCCCAATGGCGTCACCAGCCGCCTTATCCTGCCCCAGCAGATAAGCTTCCTGAACAAAGCCTCGCTGATTGCCGAATTAGACTCCATCCCCCGCAATTCACAATTGATTATTGATGCCCGTCATTCCACTTACATCGACAAGGAAATCATTGAACTCATCAAGGAATTTCAACAGGAACAGGCTCCTTTAAAGCAAATCTCCCTGAATTTGACTGGCTTTAAAGATCATTACGACATTCATAATTACATTGACTTTATTAATGTCACGACCTATGACGTACAAAGCAACCTTTCTCCCGCCGAAGTGCTGGTGGTGTTGCGTGAAGGTAATCAGCGTTTCTTAAGCGATACCCGCATCCATCGTACCACCAAGATTGATATCCAATACACAGCCAAGACCCAGCACCCCATTGCCGTTGTTCTTGGTTGCATTGATTCACGCGTTCCGGTGGAAACCATTTTTGACATGAGCTTTGGCGACTTATTCTGTATTCGCATTGCCGGCAATGTCATTAATAATGATATTTTAGCCAGCATGGAATACGCCTGTAATGTCGTGGGTGCAAAGCTCATTGTCGTACTGGGCCATACCCGCTGCGGGGCAATCCAGTCCGCCTGCGATGGCGTTAAGAAAGGCCATATCACGGAATTACTCGATAAAATCAAACCCGCTGTCGAGGCAGAGTCGGTTACCCGCGAACTACGAAATGGACAGAACGGTGAATTTGTGAGGCACGTGACGACATTAAACATCGCCAATACCCTGCAACAGGTCTATACCCGCAGCGACATCCTGCGCGGCATGATTGATGAAGACAGCATCGCTCTGATTGGCGCGGTGTATGATGTGGAAAGTGGCCAGGTCCAGTTTGACGATTTTGGCACTGAGTTATTGCAGCTCAGCCACAAATCCGGTCCCGTTCTTGGTGAAAAAATTAAACAATTACTTCACGATGCCGACACTGCACATGCTAGAGAAACGCAGGAATATCACGAGTCATCGCCTCAACCCACGACTTAA
- a CDS encoding LysR family transcriptional regulator: MNTLLLMQTFCKVAEYRSFHAAANALGISPAAVSKQITSLEDALGVTLFERTTRKVALTVIGEAYYAEAQAVLLALEQSNNLIAGYKAQPEGLLRVMSSRYFAEHIILPRMPSFSQQYPKVRLDLQIAEEVPHLLQEGLDVVFGMSTAVASNAVQKKITTTRYVLCASPHYLQQYGHPKRIDDLKLHRFITHKMRTPNGSWTFPGGETVVFEPAVYVNDAATMAALAVRGMGLAFLHHYQVAQQLADGQLLEVLPEQRLPVIAVFLYYHPGRFLQPKIKSWVEAMTRDIPAFL; encoded by the coding sequence ATGAACACCCTACTGCTAATGCAGACTTTTTGCAAGGTGGCAGAATACCGCAGCTTTCATGCGGCGGCCAATGCGCTGGGTATTTCACCGGCGGCAGTCAGTAAACAGATTACCTCGCTCGAAGACGCCCTGGGGGTGACTCTGTTTGAGCGCACCACGCGTAAAGTGGCCTTAACGGTCATCGGGGAAGCGTATTATGCCGAGGCGCAGGCTGTGCTTCTGGCGCTTGAGCAATCAAATAACCTGATTGCCGGATACAAAGCGCAGCCGGAGGGATTACTGCGGGTCATGAGTTCGCGCTATTTTGCTGAGCACATCATTTTACCCCGTATGCCGTCCTTTAGTCAGCAATACCCCAAAGTACGTCTTGATTTGCAGATTGCGGAAGAAGTACCGCATCTGCTTCAGGAAGGTCTGGACGTGGTGTTTGGCATGTCAACCGCCGTGGCCTCCAATGCGGTGCAGAAAAAAATCACCACCACGCGCTATGTGTTGTGCGCTTCACCGCATTACTTACAGCAATACGGTCATCCGAAGCGGATTGATGATTTAAAGCTGCATCGTTTTATTACCCATAAAATGAGGACGCCGAATGGCAGTTGGACTTTTCCGGGTGGCGAAACCGTGGTTTTTGAACCGGCCGTGTACGTTAATGACGCGGCCACCATGGCGGCCTTAGCTGTGAGGGGGATGGGTCTTGCGTTTTTGCATCATTATCAGGTGGCTCAACAGTTGGCAGACGGGCAGTTGCTTGAGGTATTGCCTGAGCAAAGGCTCCCCGTCATTGCGGTCTTTCTTTACTATCATCCGGGCCGCTTTTTACAGCCCAAGATTAAGTCGTGGGTTGAGGCGATGACTCGTGATATTCCTGCGTTTCTCTAG
- a CDS encoding proline--tRNA ligase produces MRVSQWYLNTLRETPNDAEIVSHQLMLRAGLIRKLGSGLYTWMPLGLKVMRKVEQIVREEMNRSKAMEVLMPAIQPAELWQETGRWDTFGGLLLTMTDSNGRDYCYGPTHEEVITDIMRNELRSYKQLPVNFYQIQTKFRDEIRPRFGVMRAREFIMKDAYSFHLTQESLQQTYDDMYFAYCRIFDRLGLKYRAVEADTGAIGGSASHEFQVLADSGEDLIFYSDQSDYAANVEQATSLTPDPVRHAHTEALRLVDTVGKKTIDEVAALLGIQPEEMVKTLIVEGHDHPLVALVLRGDDELNEIKAAKHPLVKSPLRFADDETIKQQLKTPVGSLGPINLSIPVIVDHHAFALPSFACGANHADKHYLNASWARDAASVETFDLRNVKEGDLSPDGKGRLRACRGIEVGHVFQLGDKYAKAMKAAVLNEEGQLQTMIMGCYGLGVSRVVAAAIEQHHDERGIIWPPSMAPFQLVLIPVNANRSEQVRETAERLYEEFKAKGVDVLLDDRNERPGVLFADSDLIGIPHRLVISERHLQDESVEYKARNSETISTIKLQDLPAFITQLISH; encoded by the coding sequence ATGCGTGTGTCGCAATGGTATTTAAACACCCTAAGGGAAACCCCGAACGATGCAGAAATTGTCTCTCATCAATTAATGCTTAGAGCCGGCCTCATCCGCAAACTGGGATCAGGACTCTACACCTGGATGCCGCTTGGTTTAAAGGTCATGCGCAAGGTAGAACAGATTGTGCGTGAAGAAATGAATCGCAGCAAGGCCATGGAAGTATTGATGCCGGCCATTCAACCGGCCGAACTCTGGCAGGAAACCGGGCGATGGGATACCTTTGGCGGCCTGCTGTTAACCATGACAGACAGCAACGGCCGGGATTATTGCTATGGCCCGACACACGAAGAAGTCATCACCGACATCATGCGCAACGAGTTACGTTCTTACAAGCAGTTACCGGTCAACTTTTACCAGATTCAAACCAAATTCCGCGATGAAATCAGGCCGCGATTTGGGGTGATGCGCGCGCGTGAATTCATCATGAAGGATGCCTATTCATTCCACCTGACGCAGGAATCATTGCAACAGACATACGATGACATGTATTTTGCCTATTGCCGAATTTTTGACCGCCTTGGTTTGAAATACCGTGCGGTCGAGGCCGACACCGGCGCTATTGGCGGCTCCGCGTCGCATGAATTCCAGGTGCTGGCGGATTCCGGTGAAGATTTAATTTTCTACAGTGATCAAAGCGACTATGCAGCCAACGTCGAACAAGCGACCAGTTTAACACCCGACCCTGTACGGCATGCGCACACGGAAGCCCTTCGGCTGGTGGATACCGTGGGCAAAAAGACCATTGACGAGGTGGCGGCCCTGCTTGGCATTCAACCGGAAGAAATGGTCAAAACCTTGATTGTTGAAGGCCATGACCATCCGTTGGTGGCCCTGGTGCTACGGGGCGATGATGAACTGAATGAAATCAAGGCGGCCAAGCATCCCCTGGTTAAATCGCCGCTTCGCTTTGCTGATGATGAAACCATTAAACAACAATTAAAAACCCCGGTTGGATCCTTAGGACCGATTAATCTATCCATCCCCGTCATTGTGGATCATCACGCGTTTGCACTGCCCTCGTTTGCCTGTGGTGCGAATCATGCCGACAAGCATTACCTCAATGCCTCCTGGGCGCGTGATGCGGCGTCGGTCGAAACGTTTGATTTGCGCAACGTCAAAGAAGGCGATTTAAGTCCCGATGGTAAAGGCCGCCTGCGTGCCTGCCGCGGCATTGAAGTCGGTCATGTGTTCCAGTTGGGCGACAAATACGCGAAAGCGATGAAAGCAGCGGTATTGAATGAAGAAGGGCAATTACAGACCATGATCATGGGTTGTTACGGGCTTGGCGTGTCCCGCGTGGTCGCCGCTGCCATCGAACAACACCATGACGAACGCGGCATCATTTGGCCGCCCTCCATGGCCCCTTTCCAACTGGTTCTTATCCCAGTCAATGCCAACCGATCCGAACAGGTTCGTGAAACCGCGGAGAGATTATACGAGGAATTTAAGGCAAAAGGCGTTGATGTCTTACTGGATGACCGCAACGAGCGGCCCGGCGTTTTGTTCGCCGACAGCGACTTAATTGGCATTCCGCACCGTTTAGTCATCAGTGAACGTCACCTGCAAGACGAATCGGTGGAATACAAGGCCCGCAACAGCGAGACCATTTCCACCATTAAATTACAGGACTTGCCTGCGTTCATTACGCAATTAATCAGTCACTGA
- a CDS encoding endonuclease/exonuclease/phosphatase family protein yields the protein MPPRLHPLFPTLDEVQKNPDLAYSDHLPILTQVPLGKGKKPLVMISLNILGTSACSGIHAKDAKEDTPKRHQRIITGLAKGIKKHKAEVLFLQEAGESVVEDLRAALGDDWEIKAEFNTGLVTCYSKKRFEEQSTQLDRKTRIRSVTVKDKDNKGLTLDFHNTWGIYSAFPDGHEKTYEALLTNTRSDVSIILGDTNSRLAPLDDAPRNIMTGVIPNELNQADGLPPDAQNGDHPDGGFYRDATGIHQLETHVLDFNSGNVVVDSRPVDEIKPHLEFRMIMCLDDSYKKSKEINDETIFEYEKGLRERLGKPDILVRMAADTFNHKAIAIRFPQYTVGQQSLPCNDFTFIKTTLPDCQFQTIEDQGQRFDCVFVPLDQADTLHSAIEAISLPAQTKKMDAMEAISRRIAELGQWHQHLMLDPSAKIESLKALHAKIKESDITSLDGIRGLVEQWEKEKSTLEINGKKIDNGALMSMHRNRFFSSHRPDTSTKSADLLQSIKK from the coding sequence ATGCCACCGCGCTTGCATCCGCTTTTCCCAACACTTGATGAAGTACAGAAAAATCCGGACCTTGCTTACTCGGATCATTTACCCATTCTGACCCAGGTTCCATTGGGTAAGGGCAAAAAACCCTTGGTCATGATATCGCTTAATATTCTTGGGACTTCAGCGTGTTCGGGTATTCATGCAAAAGATGCTAAAGAAGACACACCCAAACGTCATCAGCGGATTATTACCGGTTTAGCCAAGGGGATAAAAAAACACAAGGCGGAGGTTCTATTCCTGCAAGAGGCCGGTGAGTCGGTGGTCGAGGATTTACGCGCCGCGCTGGGGGACGACTGGGAGATCAAGGCTGAGTTTAACACCGGACTGGTCACATGCTACTCCAAAAAACGTTTTGAAGAACAGTCCACTCAACTGGATCGTAAAACGAGAATACGCTCAGTGACGGTTAAAGATAAGGATAACAAGGGGTTAACCCTTGATTTTCACAATACCTGGGGTATTTACAGTGCTTTCCCTGACGGTCACGAAAAAACATATGAAGCGTTGTTAACCAATACACGCAGTGACGTATCCATTATTCTCGGCGACACCAACTCCCGTCTAGCTCCCCTGGATGATGCCCCCCGTAATATCATGACCGGCGTCATACCTAACGAACTGAATCAAGCTGACGGATTGCCGCCCGATGCCCAGAATGGGGACCATCCAGACGGCGGATTCTATCGCGATGCCACCGGTATCCATCAATTAGAAACCCATGTGCTTGATTTTAACTCAGGCAATGTGGTTGTCGATTCGCGCCCTGTCGACGAAATCAAGCCCCATCTTGAATTCCGTATGATCATGTGTCTGGATGACAGCTACAAAAAGAGTAAGGAAATCAATGATGAAACAATCTTTGAGTATGAAAAGGGTTTACGCGAGCGATTAGGAAAACCAGACATTTTAGTGCGTATGGCCGCTGACACATTCAATCATAAAGCCATTGCCATTCGTTTTCCTCAATACACTGTCGGTCAGCAATCCTTGCCTTGCAACGATTTTACCTTTATTAAAACCACGCTGCCTGACTGTCAATTCCAAACCATCGAGGATCAAGGGCAGCGTTTTGACTGCGTCTTTGTGCCTCTCGATCAGGCCGATACACTTCATTCAGCGATAGAGGCCATTTCTCTACCGGCCCAAACCAAAAAAATGGACGCAATGGAAGCCATAAGCAGACGGATTGCTGAGCTTGGTCAGTGGCATCAGCACCTCATGCTGGATCCCTCGGCCAAGATTGAAAGCTTAAAAGCCCTGCATGCCAAAATTAAAGAGTCAGACATTACTTCTCTGGATGGCATTCGAGGCCTTGTTGAGCAATGGGAAAAAGAAAAGTCCACGTTAGAAATTAATGGCAAAAAAATAGACAATGGCGCGTTGATGAGCATGCATCGCAATCGTTTTTTCTCGTCTCATCGCCCGGATACCAGCACCAAAAGCGCCGATTTATTGCAAAGCATTAAGAAATGA